The following are encoded in a window of Thamnophis elegans isolate rThaEle1 chromosome 14, rThaEle1.pri, whole genome shotgun sequence genomic DNA:
- the LOC116517803 gene encoding ATP-sensitive inward rectifier potassium channel 12 encodes MSTGRINPYSIVSSEEDGLILTTMPGVNGFGNGKIHTRRKCRNRFVKKNGQCNVEFTNMDDKPQRYIADMFTTCVDIRWRYMLLLFSLAFLVSWLLFGLIFWLIALVHGDIEKPTKDETFTPCLLQVNGFVAAFLFSIETQTTIGYGFRCVTEECPLAVFMVVLQSILGCIIDSFMIGAIMAKMARPKKRAETLLFSHHAVVAMRDGKLCLMWRVGNLRKSHIVEAHVRAQLLKPRITEEGEYIPLDQIDIDVGFDKGLDRIFLVSPLTILHEINEESPLFGISRQDLETDDFEIVVILEGMVEATAMTTQARSSYLSTEILWGHRFEPVLFEEKKQYKVDYSHFHKTYEVPSTPCCSAKDLVENKFLLPSANSFCYENELAFMSRDEEEEEEVDEGDEDCRGLDNPCSEDQPEFDRRPTSVGPLDQRPYRRESEI; translated from the coding sequence ATGAGCACAGGCAGAATCAACCCTTACAGCATCGTATCTTCTGAGGAAGACGGGTTGATCCTGACCACCATGCCGGGAGTGAACGGCTTCGGCAACGGTAAGATTCACACGCGCAGGAAATGCCGGAACCGATTCGTCAAGAAGAACGGCCAGTGCAACGTCGAGTTCACCAACATGGATGACAAGCCCCAGAGGTACATCGCCGACATGTTCACCACCTGCGTGGACATCCGGTGGAGGTACATGCTGCTGCTCTTCTCCCTCGCTTTCCTGGTCTCTTGGCTGTTGTTTGGCCTCATCTTCTGGCTGATCGCCCTGGTCCATGGGGACATCGAGAAGCCCACCAAAGACGAAACCTTCACCCCTTGCCTCCTGCAGGTGAACGGCTTCGTGGCCGCTTTCCTCTTCTCCATTGAGACCCAGACGACCATCGGTTATGGCTTCCGCTGCGTGACCGAGGAGTGTCCCTTGGCTGTCTTCATGGTGGTCCTTCAGTCCATTCTCGGCTGCATCATCGACTCCTTCATGATTGGCGCCATCATGGCCAAAATGGCCAGGCCGAAGAAGAGAGCCGAGACCTTGCTGTTCAGCCACCACGCTGTGGTGGCCATGAGGGACGGCAAGCTTTGCTTGATGTGGAGAGTGGGGAACCTTCGGAAGAGTCACATTGTAGAGGCTCATGTCCGTGCTCAGCTCCTCAAGCCCAGGATCACCGAGGAAGGGGAGTACATCCCTTTGGACCAGATAGACATCGACGTCGGCTTTGACAAAGGCTTGGATCGTATTTTCCTGGTCTCCCCCTTGACAATCCTTCATGAGATCAACGAGGAGAGCCCCCTGTTTGGGATTAGCCGGCAGGATTTGGAAACGGACGATTTTGAGATCGTCGTGATTCTGGAGGGCATGGTGGAAGCTACAGCTATGACCACCCAGGCTCGGAGTTCGTACTTGTCCACCGAGATCCTCTGGGGTCACCGCTTCGAGCCGGTCCTCTTCGAGGAGAAAAAACAGTACAAAGTGGACTACTCGCACTTCCACAAGACTTACGAGGTGCCCTCCACGCCCTGCTGTAGTGCCAAGGATTTGGTGGAGAACAAGTTCCTCCTCCCGAGCGCCAACTCCTTCTGCTACGAGAACGAACTCGCCTTCATGAGCcgcgacgaggaggaggaggaggaggtggatgaAGGAGATGAAGACTGCCGAGGCTTGGACAATCCGTGCTCAGAGGACCAGCCTGAATTTGACAGGCGGCCGACGTCTGTAGGACCCCTCGATCAAAGACCGTACCGGAGAGAATCGGAAATATGA